In Rhodococcus pseudokoreensis, the DNA window AACCCACCGGAGCGCACTGATCGGCCGCGAGGACGTAGAGGGTGTTCTCGATGGCCCGGGCGCGGACGAGCGTGGTCCAGTGGTCCTCCTTGAGCGGGCCCGGCATCCACGCGGCCGGCAGGACCAGGACGTCGGCGCCCGCGTCGACGATGCGCCGGGTCACCTCCGGGAACCGCAGGTCGTAACACGTCTGCATGCCGAACGTGATGCCGTCGACCGTGAACGTCTCGGGATCGTCGATCGTCCCCGCCTGCACGAACTCCGACTCCTGGTAGCCGAATGCGTCGAACAGGTGCAGCTTCCGGTACGTGGCGGCGATGCCGCCGTCGGGGGCGACCGCGACGAGGGTGTTGAAGATCCTGCGCTCGCCCGGGATCGCCTCGTTGATCCCGGTGACGAGGGTCAGCCCGTGCCGGACGGCGATCTCGCGCAGGCCGGTGACGAATTCACCGCCGAGGGATTCGGCAGTGTCCACGAATCGCTCGTCGATCACCGGGAGCGCGAACATCGCGTATTCGGTCGTCGCGAGTACCCGGGCGCCGCCCGCGGCCGCCGCCCCGGCGAACGTCGCGATCTGCCCGAGGTTGTCGCGCTTGTCCGAACCCGATGCGAACTGTGCGATGGCGACGTCGATCATGTCGGTACCTTTCCGCGGTGACGGGTCCGGACGGCTTGCCCGCCTCGGCGACGAAACTAGCTGAATACCACCGTCTTACGGCCGTGTACGAGCACGCGGTCCTCGAGGTGCCAGCGCAGCCCGCGGGACAGCACCAGCTTCTCGATGTCGCGACCCTGCCGGACCATGTCGGCGACCTCGTCGGCGTGGTCGACGCGGATCACGTCCTGCTCGATGATGGGGCCCGCGTCGAGTTCGGCCGTCACGTAGTGGCAGGTCGCGCCGATCAGCTTCACACCGCGGGCGAATGCCTGGTGGTACGGCCGGGCGCCGACGAACGACGGCAGGAAGCTGTGGTGGATGTTGATCGCCCGGCCGGCCCAGTGCTCGCACAGTTCCGACGGCAGCACCTGCATGAACCGCGCCAGCACCACGGCATGGGGGTCGTGGGCGTCGACGAGTTCACGCACCTGCTCGAACGCAGGCCCGCGCTCGGCGGGATCCTTCGGGAACGGCACGTGATGGAAGTCGATGCCGTGCTGGCGCGTGACGGCCTCGAGGTCGCGGTGGTTGCCGATCACCGCGCAGATGTCGGCGGGCAACTCG includes these proteins:
- the purU gene encoding formyltetrahydrofolate deformylase, which encodes MSAASTEDHRYVLSLGCPDRTGIVARISTFLAEVGGWIVEAAYHADADTGWFFTRQAVRASSVDMSIGELRERFAAVAAELGPETEWTVSGTGERKRVVLLVSKEAHCLHDLLGRAAGGELPADICAVIGNHRDLEAVTRQHGIDFHHVPFPKDPAERGPAFEQVRELVDAHDPHAVVLARFMQVLPSELCEHWAGRAINIHHSFLPSFVGARPYHQAFARGVKLIGATCHYVTAELDAGPIIEQDVIRVDHADEVADMVRQGRDIEKLVLSRGLRWHLEDRVLVHGRKTVVFS
- a CDS encoding carbon-nitrogen hydrolase family protein, whose protein sequence is MIDVAIAQFASGSDKRDNLGQIATFAGAAAAGGARVLATTEYAMFALPVIDERFVDTAESLGGEFVTGLREIAVRHGLTLVTGINEAIPGERRIFNTLVAVAPDGGIAATYRKLHLFDAFGYQESEFVQAGTIDDPETFTVDGITFGMQTCYDLRFPEVTRRIVDAGADVLVLPAAWMPGPLKEDHWTTLVRARAIENTLYVLAADQCAPVGSGASMIVDPMGVVIASLGERTGTAIGTVSAERIAEVRAKNPALSLRRFGVVAKP